Proteins from a genomic interval of Aquila chrysaetos chrysaetos chromosome 20, bAquChr1.4, whole genome shotgun sequence:
- the PARP3 gene encoding protein mono-ADP-ribosyltransferase PARP3 isoform X2 has protein sequence MPSTSLEAAKKDFEKKFREKTKNSWAARENFVAQPGKYTLIEVQPGAGQEMEVALRVDGVDGDKVCKQRVLPCTLDKATQDLVSLIFSSDMFRDAMQTMNIDVKKMPLGKLSKQQIARGFEALEELEAALQEQPPKAARLEDLSSRFYTIVPHNFGRARPPPINSPNLLRAKKDMLLVLADIEVAQSLQAQKVKEEEEEKEVAHPLDQDYALLCCQLSLLDPASWEYQLIQNYVTQTGHELRILNIWQVARDGEDERFKAHDLLEHRRLLWHGTNVAVIAAILKSGLRIMPHSGGRVGKGIYFASENSKSACYVGCTSKKVGIMFLTEVALGKPYRITCDDPTLCQPPAGYDSVLACGQTEPDPAQDEEVLLDGKKVLVCQGKPIPMPAYKDSSFGQSEYLIYQESQCRIRYLVQLQF, from the exons ATGCCCTCCACCTCCCTGGAGGCTGCCAAGAAGGACTTTGAGAAGAAGTTTCGGGAGAAGACCAAGAACAGCTGGGCGGCGAGGGAGAACTTTGTTGCCCAGCCGGGGAAGTACACACTCATCGAGGTGCAGCCAGGGGCCGGGCAGGAGATGGAGGTTGCCCTCAGG GTGGATGGCGTGGATGGGGACAAGGTCTGCAAGCAGCGGGTGCTGCCCTGCACCTTGGACAAAGCAACGCAGGACCTGGTATCCCTCATCTTCAGCAGCGACATGTTCCGGGATGCCATGCAAACCATGAATATCG ATGTGAAGAAGATGCCACTGGGGAAGCTGAGCAAGCAGCAGATCGCAAGGGGCTTTGAGGcactggaggagctggaggcagcgctgcaggagcagccccccAAGGCCGCCCGCCTGGAGGACCTCTCCTCCCGCTTCTACACCATTGTCCCCCATAACTTTGGGCGGGCACGGCCACCCCCCATCAACTCCCCTAACCTGCTGCGTGCCAAGAAGGACATGCTGTTG GTGCTGGCTGACATCGAGGTGGCACAGAGCCTGCAGGCGCAGaaggtgaaggaggaggaggaggagaaggaagttgCCCATCCGCTGGATCAGGATTAcgccctgctctgctgccagctctccctgctggaCCCGGCTTCCTGGGAATACCAG CTGATCCAAAACTATGTGACACAGACCGGACACGAACTCCGCATCCTCAACATCTGGCAGGTGGCCCGAGATGGCGAG GACGAGCGCTTCAAAGCCCATGACCTCCTGGAGCACCGGCGCCTGCTTTGGCACGGCACCAACGTGGCGGTGATTGCGGCCATCCTGAAGAGCGGGCTGCGCATCATGCCCCACTCAGGCGGGCGCGTGGGCAAGGGCATCTACTTTGCCTCTGAGAACAGCAAGTCAGCCTGCTACG TGGGCTGCACATCCAAGAAGGTTGGCATCATGTTCCTGACGGAGGTGGCCCTAGGCAAGCCCTACCGCATCACCTGTGACGACCCCACGCTGTGTCAGCCACCCGCCGGCTACGACAGCGTCCTGGCCTGTGGCCAGACGGAGCCAG ATCCTGCGCAGGATGAGGAGGTGCTGCTGGATGGCAAGAAGGTGCTGGTGTGCCAAGGCAAGCCCATCCCCATGCCCGCCTACAAAGACTCCTCCTTCGGCCAGAGCGAGTACC
- the PARP3 gene encoding protein mono-ADP-ribosyltransferase PARP3 isoform X1, which translates to MASKRHASPSKQPDGRGKKAKGEEEDDTWSSTLAALKTAPKEKPPATIDGLCSLSTAPGAQVYEDYDCTLNQTNISANNNKFYIIQLLEHDGAYSVWSRWGRVGEVGQSKLMPSTSLEAAKKDFEKKFREKTKNSWAARENFVAQPGKYTLIEVQPGAGQEMEVALRVDGVDGDKVCKQRVLPCTLDKATQDLVSLIFSSDMFRDAMQTMNIDVKKMPLGKLSKQQIARGFEALEELEAALQEQPPKAARLEDLSSRFYTIVPHNFGRARPPPINSPNLLRAKKDMLLVLADIEVAQSLQAQKVKEEEEEKEVAHPLDQDYALLCCQLSLLDPASWEYQLIQNYVTQTGHELRILNIWQVARDGEDERFKAHDLLEHRRLLWHGTNVAVIAAILKSGLRIMPHSGGRVGKGIYFASENSKSACYVGCTSKKVGIMFLTEVALGKPYRITCDDPTLCQPPAGYDSVLACGQTEPDPAQDEEVLLDGKKVLVCQGKPIPMPAYKDSSFGQSEYLIYQESQCRIRYLVQLQF; encoded by the exons ATGGCCTCCAAGCGCCACGCATCCCCCTCGAAGCAGCCGGATGGCAGGGGCAAGAAAgcaaagggggaagaggaggatgacACCTGGAGCTCCACCTTGGCAGCCCTGAAAACTGCCCCCAAGGAGAAGCCCCCTGCCACCATTGATGGGCTGTGCTCCCTGAGCACGGCGCCGGGTGCCCAG GTCTATGAGGATTACGACTGCACCCTGAACCAGACCAACATCAGCGCCAACAACAACAAGTTCTATATCATCCAGCTCCTTGAGCATGATGGTGCCTACAGCGTCTGGAGCCGCTGGGGTCGCGTG GGGGAGGTGGGCCAGTCCAAGCTCATGCCCTCCACCTCCCTGGAGGCTGCCAAGAAGGACTTTGAGAAGAAGTTTCGGGAGAAGACCAAGAACAGCTGGGCGGCGAGGGAGAACTTTGTTGCCCAGCCGGGGAAGTACACACTCATCGAGGTGCAGCCAGGGGCCGGGCAGGAGATGGAGGTTGCCCTCAGG GTGGATGGCGTGGATGGGGACAAGGTCTGCAAGCAGCGGGTGCTGCCCTGCACCTTGGACAAAGCAACGCAGGACCTGGTATCCCTCATCTTCAGCAGCGACATGTTCCGGGATGCCATGCAAACCATGAATATCG ATGTGAAGAAGATGCCACTGGGGAAGCTGAGCAAGCAGCAGATCGCAAGGGGCTTTGAGGcactggaggagctggaggcagcgctgcaggagcagccccccAAGGCCGCCCGCCTGGAGGACCTCTCCTCCCGCTTCTACACCATTGTCCCCCATAACTTTGGGCGGGCACGGCCACCCCCCATCAACTCCCCTAACCTGCTGCGTGCCAAGAAGGACATGCTGTTG GTGCTGGCTGACATCGAGGTGGCACAGAGCCTGCAGGCGCAGaaggtgaaggaggaggaggaggagaaggaagttgCCCATCCGCTGGATCAGGATTAcgccctgctctgctgccagctctccctgctggaCCCGGCTTCCTGGGAATACCAG CTGATCCAAAACTATGTGACACAGACCGGACACGAACTCCGCATCCTCAACATCTGGCAGGTGGCCCGAGATGGCGAG GACGAGCGCTTCAAAGCCCATGACCTCCTGGAGCACCGGCGCCTGCTTTGGCACGGCACCAACGTGGCGGTGATTGCGGCCATCCTGAAGAGCGGGCTGCGCATCATGCCCCACTCAGGCGGGCGCGTGGGCAAGGGCATCTACTTTGCCTCTGAGAACAGCAAGTCAGCCTGCTACG TGGGCTGCACATCCAAGAAGGTTGGCATCATGTTCCTGACGGAGGTGGCCCTAGGCAAGCCCTACCGCATCACCTGTGACGACCCCACGCTGTGTCAGCCACCCGCCGGCTACGACAGCGTCCTGGCCTGTGGCCAGACGGAGCCAG ATCCTGCGCAGGATGAGGAGGTGCTGCTGGATGGCAAGAAGGTGCTGGTGTGCCAAGGCAAGCCCATCCCCATGCCCGCCTACAAAGACTCCTCCTTCGGCCAGAGCGAGTACC